One region of Carya illinoinensis cultivar Pawnee chromosome 8, C.illinoinensisPawnee_v1, whole genome shotgun sequence genomic DNA includes:
- the LOC122274420 gene encoding uncharacterized protein LOC122274420 encodes MESLEEKWKRLRLREEEQVDINLDDDSTSELDYKEQRSLLGKICSSRIISREVLEATLAKIWRLSKAVKLTEVCSNVFVLSFETIADKERVWSGRPWLFDNQLLVLKDFEGFTPINRVKFDSGSFWMRVHDLPLSCMTKVKVAQICSSVGKVEDVEMQEDGSGWGNFLRIQVHLDLTKPIARGRTINVRGCSFWVSFTYEKLPKICFSCGCIVHGEEGCTRDMLIKEGEEQQYGSWLRAKFAQKPKVFNEGRGRREESNWWMKVEEKMSEVGSQKSKEMTKRESGWERREVAVSDKTEKVGRIEEEVEKNQSKGEKNSTEKGLQEFMGAGTENNSNGKNLAEDTECNVLVIQEGKEVEGGSTEVEKQIQKKGGWKRKARDKGKKEVVETPTVKKKKKAVMRVR; translated from the coding sequence ATGGAATCCTTAGAGGAGAAATGGAAGAGGTTAAGGCTGAGGGAAGAGGAGCAAGTGGACATCAATCTGGATGATGACTCTACGTCTGAACTAGATTACAAAGAACAGAGGAGTTTGTTGGGAAAAATCTGCTCATCAAGAATCATAAGCAGAGAGGTACTGGAAGCTACGTTGGCAAAGATATGGAGGTTAAGCAAGGCTGTGAAGTTAACTGAGGTATGTTCGAATGTCTTTGTTTTAAGTTTTGAGACAATTGCTGACAAAGAAAGAGTATGGTCTGGTAGACCTTGGTTGTTTGACAACCAGCTCCTAGTGCTTAAGGATTTTGAGGGATTCACTCCCATTAATCGAGTTAAGTTTGATTCGGGAAGCTTCTGGATGAGAGTTCATGATTTGCCTCTCTCGTGTATGACAAAAGTAAAAGTTGCGCAAATTTGTAGTTCAGTGGGGAAGGTGGAGGATGTAGAAATGCAGGAGGATGGCAGTGGTTGGGGGAATTTTCTGAGAATTCAGGTTCATCTGGATTTAACCAAGCCAATTGCAAGAGGAAGAACCATCAATGTGAGAGGGTGCAGTTTTTGGGTTTCCTTCACATACGAGAAGTTACCAAAAATTTGCTTCTCTTGTGGGTGTATTGTCCATGGAGAGGAGGGATGTACTAGGGATATGTTGATAAAGGAGGGTGAGGAGCAACAATATGGCTCTTGGTTGCGGGCAAAGTTTGCTCAAAAACCAAAGGTTTTTAATGAAGgtagagggaggagggaggagTCAAATTGGTGGATGAAAGTGGAAGAGAAAATGAGTGAGGTGGGGAGCCAAAAAAGCAAGGAGATGACTAAGAGGGAATCTGgttgggagaggagagaggttGCTGTGAGTGATAAGACTGAGAAGGTTGGAAGGATAGAAGAGGAGGtagaaaaaaatcaatcaaaaggGGAAAAGAACAGCACTGAGAAGGGTTTACAGGAATTTATGGGTGCGGGGACAGAAAATAACAGTAATGGTAAGAACTTGGCTGAGGATACTGAATGTAATGTGCTAGTGATACAGGAAGGGAAGGAGGTAGAAGGGGGGAGCACTGAGGTGGAGAAACAGATACAGAAAAAAGGAGGTTGGAAAAGAAAAGCTAGAGATAAAGGGAAGAAGGAGGTGGTTGAAACTCcaacagttaaaaaaaaaaaaaaggccgtGATGAGGGTGAGGTAG